The DNA window GGTTGTCGGTGATGACGGTCGCACACCTGTCGCTCTAAGCACCGCCTGCCGCGAGCGACTAATGCAGGTGCTTCCCGTCGCATGGCATGATCTCGCCAACGACGACGATGAGGACGTCCTTTTTCAAGCGATGGATTTCATTGGGGCTGTCGATCCCGACAAACGTCGATTTGTTCACTATCTACGCAATTCGGCTGCCTCATTTAGTGATAAATGCCGTCGTAACGCTGAAGACTGGCTCGCAGAGTACGACAGCACAGATCCTCCCTCGCCGTGAGCAGTGGCGCGCACCACGAGCCCGTCAGTAGCGTTCTGAGGTGCCCCTGATTTTCCGGACACGGTGCCAAGTAGGGTGCTGACTGGTCTGGGAAGGAAGGGTTCGTGGCGGGGAAAATTATTCAGAGGAGTTCAAGGACGAGGTTGTCAAGGCCGTCTTGAACGAGCGGTCGACGATCGGGCAGGCCGCTAAGGATTTCGGTGTATCGCGGCAGTCCGTGCGGAACTGGGTGACCAAGGAGAAGCGCCGCCGGTCGGGGCCTCGTTCAATGCAAGGCGAGGGTACGCCAACCCGAGACCTCAGCCTAAAAAGTTCAAGGCGTCGGACTGCAACAGCTTTGTGCCAGGAACGAAGGTCCTCATGAAGGACGGCACCCTCAAGGCCATCGAGGACGTCAGGATCGGTGACACCGTCATGGCAACGGATCCCGAGACTGAAACGACGTCAGCGAAAGCCGTGACGGCACTCCTTGCCAACGAAGGCGGTAAAAATCTCGTTGAGCTGACCATCCGGACAAGCGACGGAGGCGACACGAAGACAGGCGAGGGCGACCAGGCCGCCAGCACGGTGACCGCCACCTACCAGCACCCGTTCTGGATTCCCGACCTGCGGGAATGGGTCGATGCCAGCGACCTCCGGCCAGGCATGTGGCTGCGAACCTCCGCTGGAACGCACGTCCAGGTCACGGCCGTCAGAAAGTGGAGCGCCACCCAGCAGGTACACAACCTGACTGTCGCCGACCTGCACACGTACTATGTGCTGGCGGGGCAGACTCCGGTCCTGGCTCACAACGCATCCTGTCCGACCTTCACCACTGGAAAGCGAATCAGCGGCCCGCTTCCCGACGCTGGACAGACCTCTCTGTACGCCCTAGTGAAACCCTCGAGCGGCGAATTGCTCAAGTGGGGAATCTCTAAGAATCCCGTCGGTCGCTACAAGAACTCAGAATACGAGGGTGGCGCTGGGATGGTAATCCTCAAGAATTACGACTCTCGACAGGATGCTCTTGACGTAGAGCGGTACATGACGGAGAGGCATCCGGGGCCGCTGAATTTTGGACCACATAGAGGCTCTGTGGCATCTACCCAGTCTTGGGAGAAGGATCTACAGCATGTCACTGGCGGTGGGTTCTTCAGGGACCGCGACG is part of the Nonomuraea coxensis DSM 45129 genome and encodes:
- a CDS encoding polymorphic toxin-type HINT domain-containing protein encodes the protein MKDGTLKAIEDVRIGDTVMATDPETETTSAKAVTALLANEGGKNLVELTIRTSDGGDTKTGEGDQAASTVTATYQHPFWIPDLREWVDASDLRPGMWLRTSAGTHVQVTAVRKWSATQQVHNLTVADLHTYYVLAGQTPVLAHNASCPTFTTGKRISGPLPDAGQTSLYALVKPSSGELLKWGISKNPVGRYKNSEYEGGAGMVILKNYDSRQDALDVERYMTERHPGPLNFGPHRGSVASTQSWEKDLQHVTGGGFFRDRDGW